A region of the Nocardia asteroides genome:
CCGCAACTGTGCGCGGCCGAACTCGAGGCGTTCCGGGAACTGCTCGGCACGCACGTGCAGCGGCTGGCCACGATCGCCAACGGCGACTGCGCGTGCACCACGCACGTGCCGCTGCTCGTCCTGTCGGCCGACCGGACCGAAACGTCAGCACCAACCGCTGCACAGCCCGCAGCGGTACGAACGAACGACTCCGGAAGGAGTGCCGAATGACGACGACCACCGACCAGGTGCAACCGCTCACCCAGGAAGAGGCCATTGCTTCGCTGGGCAAATACGGTTACGGCTGGGCCGATTCGGATGTGGCCGGCGCCAGTGCGCAACGAGGTCTGTCCGAGGCGGTTGTCCGCGACATCTCGGCGAAGAAGAGCGAGCCGGAATGGATGCTCGAACAGCGGCTCAAGGCCCTGCGCATCTTCGACCGCAAGCCGATGCCGCTGTGGGGCTCCAATCTCGACGGCATCGACTTCGACAACATCAAGTACTTCGTGCGCTCGACCGAGAAGCAGGCCGCGTCCTGGGACGAGCTGCCCGAGGACATCAAGAACACCTACGACAAGCTGGGCATCCCCGAGGCGGAGAAGCAGCGGCTGGTCTCCGGTGTCGCCGCGCAGTACGAGTCCGAGGTCGTCTACCACCAGATCCGTGAGGATCTGGAGCAGCAGGGTGTCATCTTCCTCGACACCGATACGGCGTTGAAGGAGCACCCGGAGATCTTCCGGCAGTACTTCGGCACGGTCATCCCCGCTGGTGACAACAAGTTCTCCGCGCTGAACACCTCCGTGTGGTCGGGTGGCTCGTTCATCTACGTGCCGCCGGGCGTGCACGTCGACATCCCGCTGCAGGCGTACTTCCGGATCAACACCGAGAACATGGGCCAGTTCGAGCGCACGCTGATCATCGTGGACGAGGGCGCGTACGTGCACTACGTCGAGGGCTGCACCGCGCCGATCTACAAGTCGGACTCGCTGCACTCCGCGGTGGTGGAGATCATCGTGAAGAAGGGCGGCCGCTGCCGCTACACCACCATCCAGAACTGGTCGAACAACGTCTACAACCTGGTCACCAAGCGGGCCAAGGCCGAGGCGGGCGCGACCATGGAGTGGATCGACGGCAACATCGGTTCCAAGGTCACCATGAAGTACCCGGCGGTCTGGATGACCGGCGAGTACGCCAAGGGCGAGGTGCTCTCGGTGGCCTTCGCCGGCGAGGGCCAGCACCAGGACACCGGTGCGAAGATGCTGCACCTGGCGCCGCACACGTCCTCGACCATCGTGTCGAAGTCGGTGGCGCGCGGCGGCGGCCGGGCCTCCTACCGCGGCCTGGTGCAGGTGAACAAGGGCGCGCACGGCTCGAAGTCGACGGTGAAGTGCGACGCGCTGCTGGTCGACACGATCAGCCGCTCCGACACCTACCCCTACGTCGACATCCGCGAGGACGACGTGACCATGGGTCACGAGGCGACCGTCTCGAAGGTCTCCGAGGACCAGCTGTTCTACCTGATGAGCCGCGGCCTCACCGAGGACGAGGCGATGGCGATGGTGGTGCGCGGCTTCGTCGAGCCGATCGCCAAGGAACTGCCGATGGAATACGCGCTCGAGCTGAACCGCCTGATCGAACTGCAGATGGAAGGAGCCGTCGGCTGATGGCAGTGGAGAACGTTGCCGAAGCGGCCGAGGCCCGTACCCCCGCGGTCAACAAGGGTGAGGTGTTCACCTCCTTCGACGTCGACGCCTTCGAGGTGCCGTCGGGGAAGGACGAGGCGTGGCGGTTCACACCGCTGCGCCGCCTGCGCGGCCTGCACGACGGCACCGCGGTCCGGGACGGCCACGCGGTCGTCGAGGTCGCCGCGGCCGAGGGCGTGACGGTCGAGACCGTCGACCGTGCCGACAGCAGGCTCGGCGCGGGCGGCGTGCCGTCCGATCGCGTCGCGGCGCAGGCCTACTCCGGCTTCGAGCAGGCCACCGTCGTGTCGGTCGGCCAGGAGGTCGAGGTCTCCGAGCCGGTCACCATCACCATCACCGGGCCCGGCGAAGGCAAGACCGCCTACGGCCACCTCCAGATCCGGCTGGACCGCTTCGCCAAGGTGACCGTGGTCATCGACCAGCGCGGCAGCGGAACCTACGCGGAGAACGTGGAATTCGTGCTCGGCGATTCGTCCAAGCTGACCGTCGTCGCCGTGCAGGACTGGGCCGATGACGCCGTCCACGCCACCGCCCACCACGCCAAGCTCGGTCGCGACGCCACGCTGCGGCACATCTCGGTCACCCTCGGCGGCGACCTGGTGCGCCTGACCGGCAACGTCCGCTACGAAGGCCCCGGCGGCGACGCCGAACTGCTCGGCCTCTACTTCGCCGACGCGGGCCAGCATTTCGAGCAGCGCCTGCTGGTCGATCACGCCGTCCCGAACTGCAAGTCGAACGTGTTGTACAAGGGTGCGCTGCAAGGGGATCCG
Encoded here:
- the sufB gene encoding Fe-S cluster assembly protein SufB, whose amino-acid sequence is MTTTTDQVQPLTQEEAIASLGKYGYGWADSDVAGASAQRGLSEAVVRDISAKKSEPEWMLEQRLKALRIFDRKPMPLWGSNLDGIDFDNIKYFVRSTEKQAASWDELPEDIKNTYDKLGIPEAEKQRLVSGVAAQYESEVVYHQIREDLEQQGVIFLDTDTALKEHPEIFRQYFGTVIPAGDNKFSALNTSVWSGGSFIYVPPGVHVDIPLQAYFRINTENMGQFERTLIIVDEGAYVHYVEGCTAPIYKSDSLHSAVVEIIVKKGGRCRYTTIQNWSNNVYNLVTKRAKAEAGATMEWIDGNIGSKVTMKYPAVWMTGEYAKGEVLSVAFAGEGQHQDTGAKMLHLAPHTSSTIVSKSVARGGGRASYRGLVQVNKGAHGSKSTVKCDALLVDTISRSDTYPYVDIREDDVTMGHEATVSKVSEDQLFYLMSRGLTEDEAMAMVVRGFVEPIAKELPMEYALELNRLIELQMEGAVG
- the sufD gene encoding Fe-S cluster assembly protein SufD, with product MAVENVAEAAEARTPAVNKGEVFTSFDVDAFEVPSGKDEAWRFTPLRRLRGLHDGTAVRDGHAVVEVAAAEGVTVETVDRADSRLGAGGVPSDRVAAQAYSGFEQATVVSVGQEVEVSEPVTITITGPGEGKTAYGHLQIRLDRFAKVTVVIDQRGSGTYAENVEFVLGDSSKLTVVAVQDWADDAVHATAHHAKLGRDATLRHISVTLGGDLVRLTGNVRYEGPGGDAELLGLYFADAGQHFEQRLLVDHAVPNCKSNVLYKGALQGDPHSPKGDARTVWVGDVLIRAAAEGTDTFEVNRNLVLTDGARADSVPNLEIETGEIVGAGHASATGRFDDEQLFYLRARGIPEDAARRLVVRGFFHEIIQKIAVPEFRERLEAAIEAELAAIGA